CAAgaattcttgaaacatttatttgattaataaatgaattatttatggacCAAAACATATACACACCatatataataaaagatattgCAGTTAACATATTATCATAGGCTTGAAATTTGTTTACTTGAGATTCtgataaacaaaactaaccttactcaACATTCTTTACGAGGTTGTtagcaaaattgtttaaacatttGTGTGACAGAAGGCGGATAAGCTGACCAAAGAGGCAACGAAAACGCTTTTCATTGCACCCCAACCcggttgtggactacaaaaaagacACCTAAAACAAGTAATCAACAGAACTGGAAGTCACAGACAAgggaagagtatgataacaaaaccaaagaggttttatgcctcagcaaggGGGATCTAAGGACACTCTCAGCTTTGTTAACCGTccatgcgcccctaaaataccagcTCTTCCatattggacaagctgaggatcaaacttgtcgattTTGCATATACTGTGTAATTACCTTGCCAGAGACACAAAGTTTTCGGTAAAAATCTTTTGACACTTACCGATATAAAAGAACAAGATTAATgtaggttcattaaggacctacatttgtcCTAAAGCTCCTAAACATTTGGAGGGCTTCAGTTccaatacattttataagtTTCGGCGACGAGAGTATGCAACCCAAATGACAATGTCATTTCAACCGCCATctatatttctttatattgaCTAATTCCTAAATCAAATCGATTAAagtcaaataaaagttaaaatataaaaaataaggtaaattaaatgtttattacaTCCCACCAATTCTAATTCAATACTAATAATTTGTAGTTTTTTGAGAAACTTTGAGAAAAAAGAGCATTTTCCTCGTTTCAAATCGTCATTTTCCTTCATGAACCCtttaaattactaaaattacGTGTATTTAACCCAAAACCAGGTAAATTACTAAATTTGATTAACATTTTCCTGTTTAAATCATCCTAATAACAagttcgttttatttaaaaaccgttttttaaataaaacggtaaaatttaacctcacttttttattttaaaatatttaacgttTTAGATACACGTGATGGCTAAAAATACTAAAACACCTGTGATGATTCTCCAAGAATTAACCGTAAAAAAAGGATATAACCCCCCAAATTACGAAATGGTTTACTCCCAGCAAGGTACGCACGAAAATACATTTCACTATTCGATTTGCGTACAACAACAACAAGCGATTGGAATAGGGAAATCAAAAAAGGAAGCGAAACACGATGCCGCTCAAAAAGTATTAGAACTATTAGTCAACGAAGGTATAATCGAAGAAGATGTGGTTAAAGATGTTTGTAAAATGCAACCGGAAGGTCCCGAAGCTGCTTTTACTGATTTAAAAGCCCCCGAAAATTGTATTCCTAAATTAAACGACTTATGTGTGGAACATAACATCCCGCCGGTTGTTTTTAATGAACTCTCAGTTGCTGGTGAAGCCCACGCAAGAGAATTTACCTTCGAATGTAAAATAGCTTCTATTACAACTAAAGCTACGGCTCGTAGTAAAAAACACGCAAAACAAAAGGCGGCTAAAGATATGTTGGACAGAATTATGGACTTATTGCCGCAAATTCGAGAAGAAATGAAACAGTTACAAGTTGAAGAGGGTGATTCTGATTTAGATGTTATAAGTAAACATattgataaatataaatataacttgAATTCTAAACCTATAGAATCAGAATATGTAATAACCGATCTTATGGAGGAGAAAGATGTTGataaaaaagatgttttaaaggtgaattatttattaacattattattatgtatacAGGGTATTTCATATAACTCATAATATGTGAATGCAGTAAACATAGTTATGAAACTGCTATGCActcacataaaatgcaacatagttTAATAGTATAGTTCATttcttttctataatacctgccaaaattaacagggagtttagttttatcatattttgaaataatatgtcacactgacgtttgagatttcgttattcaaaaagaaaatgtgcataaaaaatgtgtttatttatctagaaaaggtgttttgttctatttaattattttgtagcacgtttttagCTTCGTTAAAAtggtatttatctaaaaatttattagtattttaacttcaactatttagttactgaaaatgttactaaaaaacaacataaattttataagggtcctagataataccaacagaaaccctaaacaatgtacattgacaagtattatagaaaaataacgaattataGCAATAtagcattgggtagttttggaATGGGAAaattttgcttggaaaaggtgacgtcttaaagatcgatatcttcgcaactgctcaataaaaaaaattgcgacaaagtttgttgcaatcactgaacatttctacataACATATAGTAATTTGAAAACTTTCGGATccgcggttttctttttatcgcgagttaaatgaaaaaagtacccgattttttacgGTATCGCAACTTTGTctattttgcgattttttttttcaaaaactatctaacgaaaaataattaattttgaacaggtggtagtgtgatgtgttcttaatgaagggcatattttattttttcgactGCAAAACAGTTGTGAGTCGATCGCCAAGAAAATCGtgaatctgaaatatctacATGTGGGCCTCAGAGTTAAAAAAAGTAAGGTTACTTTAAACCCTTCGGTCGATCTTGgcaagacatttatataaaaagtcgattttgatcaaaaattagtggacaccactgctctaaatcgattaaacatcaacattgttgattttcgaaaattaactcaatcataactcaaaaactaaaagcgatggagaaaaactttttatacataaaaccttagtaatgggcgataaagactagatccataaaaagattgaactcaattattaccattttttatttataagctctaaatcgattaaacaacaaaattgttgattttcgaaaattaactcaatcataattcataaactAAAGGCgaggggaaatattttttatacataaaaccttagtcatgggccataaagactaaatccataacaagatttgAACCCAatcattactattttttatttataagatctaaatcgattaaacatcaaaattgttgattttcgaaaattaattcaatcataactcaaaaactaaaagcgatggagaaaaactttttatacataaaaccttagtaatggaccataaagactagatccataaaaagattgaactcaattatgaccattttttatttataagctctaaatcgattaaacatcaaaattgttgattttcgaaaattaactcaatcataattcataaactaaaggcgatggggaaatattttttatacataaaaccttagtcatgggccataaagactaaatctaTAACAAGATTTGAACCCAatcattactattttttatttataagctctaaatcgattaaacatcaaaattgttgattttcgaaaattaacccaatcataactcataaactaaaggcgatggggaaatattttttatacataaaaccttagtaatggaccataaagactatatccataaaaatattgaacccaattattaccatgttttatttataagctctaaatcgattaaacttcaaaattattgattttcgaaaattaacccaatcataactcataaactaaaggcgatggggaaatattttttatacataaaaccttagtaatggaccataaagactagatccataaaaagattgaactcaattattaccattttttatttataagttctaaatcgattaaacatcaaaattgttgattttagaaaattaactcaatcataattcataaactaaaggcgatggggaaatattttttatacataaaaccttagtaatggattataaagactaaatccataaaaagattgaacctaATTATTaccatgttttatttataagctctaaatcgattaaacatcaaaattattgattttcgaaaattaacccaatcataactcataaactaaaggcgatggggaaatattttttatacataaaaccttagtaatggaccataaagactagatccataaaaagattgaactcaattattaccattttttatttataagctctaaatcgattaaacatcaaaattgttgattttcgaaaattaactcaatcataattcataaactaaaggcgatggggaaatattttttatacataaaaccttagtaatggaccataaagactagatccataaaaagattgaactcaattattaccattttttatttataagctctaaatcgattaaacatcaaaattgttgattttcgaaaattaactcaatcataattcataaactaaaggcgatggggaaatattttttatacataaaaccttagtcatgggccataaagactaaatccataacaagatttgAACCCAatcattactattttttatttataagctctaaatcgattaaacatcaaaattgttgattttcgaaaattaactcaattataactcaaaaactaaaagcgatggggaaatactttttatacataaaactttagtaatgggcgataaagactagatccataaaaagattgaactcaattattaccattttttatttataagctctaaatcgattaaacatcaaaattgttgattttcgaaaattaactcaatcataattcataaactaaaggcgatggggaaatattttttatacataaaaccttagtaatggaccataaagactagatccataaaaagattgaactcaattattaccattttttatttataagctctaaatcagtGGTGGCCATAACGTCGATCGCCaagaaaatcatgaatctgaaatatctatatctgggcctcagagcaaaaaaaggaaggttactttaaaccctttagtcgatcttggcaagacatttatataaaaagtcgatcttgatcaaaaattagtggacacCACTGCCATATAATTTCGTgaaaaatcgcggtttagcaAGACGCCGTTATGTCTAAAACGGCTGGTTGGATTTCATcgcaaaatatgtcaaataattgcgttatcagtttttcaaagttctgtctctcaaattttttttaaaagcgaTTTAAGCgaattatatattaaaaaggAACAGAAATAAACTCTGAAGAGAggggttccgtccaatcggaaaagATGGTGCGTTCCAaacagtacgtcgcgcctttatcttacctacataaagaaataaaccgCGACGTTCTGTCTCTAGAAAACACACCAAGACCATAAATATAATACACtgatacagggtgtgtcaaatgtctggaatatagccaataacttcgccatttgtggtttaaaaaaaaatgtttcaaatacaagtttctttattaattgtggcacattttttggcgatatttgcttgttcGTATTGTTtcttgtttcgttgctatggcaaccaacattgttattttaaatggaatgcatatattttgtttgcatattttgatagAAGATAAATCCCCCTACGCGATTGACATGTAATGATGCGttctctgaaaatattaaatcagaaaattacaatcaaagtaggcgccgttgacagctttaaatgtcaaaaaatggaCAGTTTAATTCATTCATATATAAAAAACACTTCTTCTCAGtatcaaaatgttttattaattgtataattaaaaacattattttttcttcgaCGTTTCGAGCATTTATTGCTCATTATCAAGAATATgttcctaaaattaaattaaaacatcaaaCTAATACAAACGACATACtaattacaacaatttaaacagctttaaatgtcaaaaaattgacagtttaatCAAATATGGCGCAATTAAGTGAACGACAAAGAATCTAAATATTAATGCTGTATGGGTACGGTGATAGAAAACGCACTCAAAGGAAGTTTGTACActgttcaataatatttatccGGATACACAATCCACAgtatccaaaatattaaaaaaatttcttaacacCGGAAGTGTCCAAATCCTTCCAAAAAGTGACCAATGAAGAAACTACATTAAATGTGTGTCAGAGACACAGGTAAAATAGTGAGACTTAAAAGTACCGCTGGGTGataaatgacgttttataaaatttaattctggTAGGGAAGGggttaaaataacaatattggttgccatagcaacgaaacaaaaacaatacaaacaagcaaatacCAACAAAAAATGCGCCACGATTAATAATGATacttgtatttgaaaattttttctttaaaacgacAAATGGCGAatttattggctatattccagaaatttgacacaccctgCCTGTATAGTGTTCTAATCCTTGTATAAATCattaccaacaaaaaaaattaatttcaaactaatattttgaataatatcgATAAAGTaggaaacaattttaaacgtcaaaataatttatgaaacgtcatttaaaaaaaaattatcaatttaaacttaatgcgtttatattttgaaataaccaCATTCGAAAATGAAGCGAGAAAATtcgattttgaaatgaatttaGATTCaaggttttattttatttagtttatttatgaagattaagAAACGATATTGATTTCAAAATCACTCCTCGTGTTCATatagcgttagattgttgtatgtatgtttttattgaattaaaagtagaattatcattagatctagaactaaaactaacactagaactagaaatattcgggtttcgccgcacgtctctaaagacgagTCTCTAAAGTGATAGTGCTGGTGCaagactagaactaacactagaacctggaactagaatcattcgcctttagccgtctttaaagacgtgcagttctatttttacacaattaaaaaaacaaaaaaaaactagaactaacactagcactgttactatctagaactaacactatacctagaactagaatcatatgggtttagccgtctttagagacgtgtggctaaacccacatgattctagttctaggtatagtgttagttctagtgatagtgctaatgcaaaactagaactaagaaaACGCATATCAAGaaaacccaaatatttctagtactaggtctagtgttatttctagttttagttcaataaaaatatgcaacatagtgatattttatgctaactagcgctacctaccagcCATCTTAACACTTTGCTGATCGGtagttttacacaaaaactaTGTGATGTCACCGGCTATTTCTTTTGGTAATTGAATATGAAagtaaaacgttttaaataaattccaacAAATTTTACTTATACTGAATGACATGAAATTAATCTTTGGACATATTTTTTGTAGTGTCCGCAAAAAAAAACAGCAACACCCGTTTTTTTTCTGTTCCATTGTATCTACATTTCTGAAATTTGGTTTATATGGGAGATTCTTTCGATTTAAAGTAGTTTCAAGTTGGTGGCCACTTCTGGTCCACCGAAAGTAGACACCTTTTATTACAGagagtttttattacaccttttaattatttgcgaaacaaatatgttgactttgataaaagatACTGATACCtagcatttttcgttttcgaattattttcattttaaggtttttttttgacatatttcaCCATGCTatttaaaaccccatatctcaGTCAATATTTAATCAAGAAAGCTCTAACTTGGCACGATTATTTTTCAGATGatatcaaatagattgtcGTTTGTTGTATCAGAATATCTTACAGGGTGGTCTAAAATTGCATTAAAGTTATTCAGCATTCAATGGCAAGAAAGTCCAAAATCCATTTCCTAGCTACTTCTAGTAGACATTTTTTgtatcttaatttattttatgactttttacagtaaattttgaatgcattaaacaaaatacaattgattaaaatgttaattaagtttcaaatttttccaTTGCTTCATCAAGTGATAATTATTGCTGTTACATATATAGATTGAATTTTTGGAATAGGGTAATCCAATAGAGATCTAATTTTACAAAGTCTATCTTTACTAGATACATTTTGTACATTATCATTGAGATGGAAAAATGTAAGGATTTACTCGAACCTCATCATCCTGCTTAGTTTATCCTATCAATATCAATAATCCAAGAAATTTCTGAATATCGCTTGTTGTAACTTCCGTCCATGGTAAAGTTTTAGCAGAAttcttaaacaattttttcatttgcaactaaatgaaaaaagtcgttatcaaaaaataaatccgTTACTTCACTGATACGTTCCATCATGGttgaaatttttggaattatactaaaattgtgataagaagaaataaataccaaaaaaagtaatttttttgttataacacGAATACGATATGCCAAGTACGATATCGCCCTGGATGTCATAAATTGAAATAGATAATGCAAGTGTAATGACGAGTTAACTCGTCACTGGTCAGAAAAGTGTTAAGAGAGGTACAGCTAAATGGAATGtatctagatctaggtctagtgttagttctagtgctagttttatttgttattcaacgctagattgttgtatattttgacatgttgcattttatgtgggataAAGCACcctaatttttatgaaaatatatttttgtatattgcatcttaagtgaaattcactttataaatttaattttattttagtattttgaaTTGGACCATAATGAAGAAACGCTCGAACAGTTATTAAAAGTGCTTGATGCAAAATATGAACTCGAAATTATTCAAGAAACGCCAAGTATGCTTGCTGTCAATATTATTACCGAGGCCCCCCTTACAATTATGGCAATGGGTACAGATTATTCTGATGCTCACCAAAAcgtcattaaaaaaacttttcagtACTTAAAACATTTCGTTTGTGCGAAATAATTTTGAGTTAcctgtaaaattttaatatttttattttcttaaattattgttaaataaaagtttgtttttgtttaagtaaataattaaatttggatGTAACTTTTGCTCATCGATATACATCTATTTCATTcaattatgaattattatttatagttctttaattttatttttttatttagatgattaacaaaattaataaacattatctTAATCCAAAACAAGTATTTAACGCGGATTTAAATTCCAAATATAAATTCATTTGATAAGATAACTTTTATTCCTCCCTGTATccatttgtttttgttgtatcAAATTTGACATCTGTCAGTTAAGATGTGAAAATGGCCGCTGCTGGTAGTGAAAGTTTGCCAACAATCGTACAAAATGCAGTCTCTAGTGTTGAAACTCCCGATAGAACCTCAAGATCACCTTCTTTAACATCGTTCCGAGACGTGCAATGGTCTCTATTTACATCAATTCCGGGGAAACGTCGACCTGTCAAAACTCTTAAAggtaatttttaggttatgtcaaaaataaatcatttaaaaataatgcgaTTTAATCGTACACCtcttttttaactaatttttatgtaacatatcaagttatttaatatttaaattttaattaagtgaattaaagttaaattttatttaacttttatgtATATAGTTTGTCTATTAAAAACGAGATGGCAGCACATCATTGATTTTGGGGGAgggtgaaaattagaaattattgattttctaCAACCGCAAAAACCACCCCAATGTCATAAGAAAAATCTATAAGACACGATTCGTTGTAACTTGTAAGCGAAGTGAATGtatttgtgttaattaattttgaaaaactaagTTTT
This region of Onthophagus taurus isolate NC chromosome 3, IU_Otau_3.0, whole genome shotgun sequence genomic DNA includes:
- the LOC111418592 gene encoding interferon-inducible double-stranded RNA-dependent protein kinase activator A homolog gives rise to the protein MAKNTKTPVMILQELTVKKGYNPPNYEMVYSQQGTHENTFHYSICVQQQQAIGIGKSKKEAKHDAAQKVLELLVNEGIIEEDVVKDVCKMQPEGPEAAFTDLKAPENCIPKLNDLCVEHNIPPVVFNELSVAGEAHAREFTFECKIASITTKATARSKKHAKQKAAKDMLDRIMDLLPQIREEMKQLQVEEGDSDLDVISKHIDKYKYNLNSKPIESEYVITDLMEEKDVDKKDVLKYFELDHNEETLEQLLKVLDAKYELEIIQETPSMLAVNIITEAPLTIMAMGTDYSDAHQNVIKKTFQYLKHFVCAK